In Bacteroides sp., the following are encoded in one genomic region:
- a CDS encoding MmcQ/YjbR family DNA-binding protein, translating into MDVETFRDYCLAKKGVTEGFPFDQETLVFKVMGKMFALTDVDTFPSISLKCDPELAIELRERYPAVQPAYHFNKKYWNMVILDGSVSDQLLFKWIDHSYEQVVAGLPKKLQQELKAL; encoded by the coding sequence ATGGACGTTGAGACTTTCCGCGATTATTGCCTGGCCAAAAAAGGAGTGACCGAAGGGTTTCCTTTCGACCAGGAGACCCTGGTTTTTAAGGTCATGGGAAAGATGTTTGCCTTAACGGATGTGGATACTTTTCCCAGCATCAGCTTAAAGTGCGATCCGGAACTGGCCATTGAGCTGCGCGAACGCTATCCTGCCGTTCAGCCCGCATACCATTTTAACAAGAAGTACTGGAATATGGTGATCCTCGATGGATCCGTTTCCGATCAATTGCTGTTCAAATGGATTGACCATTCGTACGAACAGGTGGTGGCAGGCCTTCCAAAAAAACTTCAGCAAGAGCTGAAAGCCTTATAA
- a CDS encoding aldehyde ferredoxin oxidoreductase C-terminal domain-containing protein, with amino-acid sequence MNIAELKEGRKILKKVDYQYKALERGYTDKILYINVGTKEIREKDVPPVMKEKFIGGKGYGLRLLWDATKPDTRWNDPENEIIISSGPVGGITQYSGSGKSLLVSISPQTDSIMDSNVGGFFGPFLKFSGYDALELQGKADKDVIIYIDGVNHTIEIFEDPGLSKDSHILAEELTEMFAQDEKDYRNIGIVSSGAAADHSLIGMLNFTFYDVKRKKIRLKQAGRGGLGTVFRDKNIKAIVSRITGVSGDLNHVADLETIKERGRRFNREMRELDDQQCQMRKKGTANIVNVMQDYDLLPTHNFKYGSLPEGEKIHSNIFRDKYFTQNMPDGCWIGCNMSCAKAVDDFVLKTGPYKGDKVIVDGPEYENAAGLGSNMGVFEPEAIIEANFYCDTYGICTITWGTLMAFVMECYENGILNKERTGGLELNFGDWENSMEVMHQLARGEGFGLIAGMGVRKMKELFIEKGWGDPKFLQDIGMENKGLEYSQYVSKESLAQQGGYAMTNKGPQHDEAWLIFMDMVNNQIPSFDDKAEALHYFPMFRTWFGLMGLCKLCWNDVVPEGNAEAEEPHKIPEHVDNYVAIYTAVTGKPFDKDEMIRMSERVYNFQRVFNLRRGYGQRKHDAQPYRAAGPVTVEEYESRAERYDKQLKEIVGYETEGKTTQEKMAALRKHREAQYEKLLDAVYERRGWTRNGIPTLEHLKDLGMDLPEVVEVVKPYLA; translated from the coding sequence ATGAACATTGCCGAATTAAAGGAAGGCCGCAAGATCCTCAAGAAAGTGGATTACCAGTATAAAGCCCTGGAACGCGGTTACACCGACAAGATTCTGTACATCAACGTTGGCACAAAGGAAATACGTGAAAAGGACGTACCGCCCGTGATGAAGGAAAAGTTTATCGGGGGCAAAGGCTATGGCCTGCGCCTTTTGTGGGATGCCACCAAGCCCGACACCCGCTGGAATGACCCCGAAAACGAGATCATTATCTCATCGGGCCCTGTGGGAGGCATTACCCAGTATTCAGGTTCCGGAAAATCCCTACTGGTTAGCATCTCGCCCCAGACCGACTCGATCATGGACTCCAATGTAGGCGGTTTCTTTGGCCCTTTCCTGAAATTTTCGGGTTATGATGCCCTTGAACTGCAGGGCAAAGCCGATAAGGACGTGATCATATACATCGATGGCGTAAACCACACCATCGAGATCTTTGAAGATCCCGGTTTGAGCAAAGATTCACATATCCTGGCAGAAGAACTTACCGAGATGTTTGCCCAGGATGAAAAAGATTACCGGAACATTGGCATCGTTTCCTCGGGTGCTGCTGCCGACCACTCGCTGATTGGCATGCTTAACTTCACCTTTTACGATGTGAAACGCAAGAAGATCCGCCTGAAGCAAGCTGGCAGGGGCGGGCTGGGTACCGTTTTCCGCGACAAGAATATTAAGGCCATCGTATCACGCATCACTGGCGTATCGGGCGACCTGAATCATGTGGCCGACCTGGAAACCATCAAGGAGCGCGGCCGCCGCTTTAACCGTGAGATGCGCGAACTGGACGACCAACAGTGCCAGATGCGCAAAAAAGGAACTGCCAACATCGTCAACGTAATGCAGGACTACGACCTGCTGCCCACGCATAACTTCAAATACGGCAGCCTGCCCGAAGGCGAAAAAATCCATAGCAACATTTTCCGCGACAAATACTTCACCCAGAATATGCCCGACGGCTGCTGGATAGGATGCAATATGTCGTGTGCCAAGGCAGTGGATGACTTCGTGCTGAAGACCGGCCCTTACAAAGGGGATAAAGTGATTGTAGATGGCCCGGAATATGAGAACGCAGCCGGTCTGGGTTCCAACATGGGTGTGTTTGAGCCCGAAGCCATCATTGAAGCAAATTTCTATTGCGACACTTACGGCATCTGCACCATCACCTGGGGTACGCTGATGGCTTTCGTCATGGAATGCTATGAGAACGGTATCCTGAACAAGGAACGCACCGGTGGCCTGGAGCTGAACTTTGGTGACTGGGAAAACTCCATGGAAGTGATGCACCAGCTTGCCCGCGGTGAGGGTTTTGGCCTGATAGCCGGCATGGGTGTACGTAAGATGAAGGAGCTATTCATCGAGAAAGGCTGGGGCGACCCCAAGTTCCTGCAGGACATCGGCATGGAAAACAAAGGTCTGGAATACAGCCAGTATGTCTCCAAGGAGTCGCTGGCCCAGCAGGGCGGTTATGCCATGACCAACAAGGGCCCGCAGCACGATGAGGCCTGGCTGATCTTTATGGATATGGTGAACAACCAGATCCCAAGCTTCGACGACAAAGCAGAAGCCCTGCACTATTTCCCCATGTTCCGCACCTGGTTCGGCCTGATGGGCCTCTGCAAGCTCTGCTGGAACGACGTGGTGCCCGAAGGCAACGCTGAGGCAGAAGAACCTCATAAGATCCCCGAGCACGTAGATAACTATGTGGCTATTTACACTGCAGTGACCGGAAAGCCCTTCGATAAGGATGAGATGATCCGCATGAGCGAACGGGTTTACAACTTCCAGCGTGTCTTCAACCTCAGGCGTGGTTACGGGCAGCGCAAGCACGATGCCCAGCCATACCGTGCCGCAGGCCCCGTGACTGTGGAAGAGTATGAATCACGTGCCGAACGCTATGACAAACAACTGAAAGAAATCGTCGGTTACGAAACCGAAGGCAAGACCACCCAGGAGAAAATGGCCGCTTTGCGCAAGCACCGCGAAGCACAGTACGAGAAACTTCTGGATGCCGTTTACGAACGCCGTGGCTGGACCCGGAATGGGATCCCCACCCTTGAACACCTCAAGGACCTGGGAATGGATTTACCCGAAGTCGTAGAGGTTGTAAAACCCTATCTCGCATAA